The stretch of DNA CGCCGAGCGCCACCTGCTCCGCCACCCGGATCTCCCGGGCCGCGCGGGAGCGGAACAGCATCGCGCTGAGCACCGCACCGAGCAGGAAGATGCCGGCCGACCAGGTGTACGCCGTGGTGAAGCTGTGCAGCGTCGCCGCGCCGAGCACACCGGGGCTCACTGGTCCGTGCGCGGTGGCGTAGTGGCTGGCGGCGGTCGCGGCCAGCGTGTTCAGCAGGGCGGTCCCGATCGCGCCACCGACCTGCTGGCTGGTGGACACCATCGCCGAGGCGGCCCCGGCGAGGCGCTGGTCCACGCCGAGCGTCGCCAGCTGGAAGGACGCCGGCATGATCGACGCCATCCCCGCACCCATCACCACGAGCCCGGGCAGCACCTGCCAGTACGAGCTCGTCGCGCCCAGGGTGGTGAACCACGCCATCGCCACCGCGCCGAGCATCATGCCGAGCGGCACCAGCGCCTTGGCCCCGAACCGCGGCAGCAGCACGTTGGACTGCACCTGGGACGTGACGATGATCGCCACGACCATCGGCAGGAAGGCCAGGCCGGTGCGCATCGGGGTGAAGTGCAGCGTCGCCTGCAGGTAGTACGTCAGGAACAGGAAGACGCCGAACATCCCCGAGCCCGCGACCAGGATCGACAGGAACGACGCACCGCGGTCCCGGTCGAGGATCACCTCGAGGGGGAGAGCGGGGTTGGCCGCCGTGCGCTGCCGCCAGGCGAAGGCGCCGAGCAGCAGCACGCTGGCCGCCAGCGGCACCCACGTCAGGGCGGCGTCCCAGCCCTTGGGCTCCGCCTGGGAGAAGCCGAAGACCAGGGCGAAGAGCCCGGCCGAGCCGAGCGCGACGCCGATGATGTCCAGCCGGTGCTTGGCCGTCCCACCGGTGCGAGGCAGCAGCACCAGACCGGCCACCACCGCGATGACGGCGATCAGCACGTTGACGTAGAGGTTCCACCGCCAGCTGACGTTCTCCGTCAGGTAGCCGCCGAGCAGCAGCCCGATGGCGCCGCCCATGCCCGCGATGGCGCCGAACACCCCGAAGGCGCGGGCGCGCTCCTTCGGGTCGAAGAACGTGGTGGTCAGCACGGACAGGGCCGACGGAGCCAGCACGGCACCGAACGCGCCCTGGAGGGCACGAGCGGCGACCAGCAGCTCGAAGGTGCGTGCGGCGCCGCCCAGGGCGGACGCGACCGCGAAGCCGACGAGCCCGATCAGGAACATCCGGCGCCGGCCGAAGAGGTCGGACAGCCGACCGCCGAGCAGCAGCAGGCTGCCGAACGCCAGGGAGTACGCCGTGACGATCCACTGCCGGTCGTTGTCGCTGAAGCCGAGCGCCCGCTGGGCGGACGGCATGGCGATGTTCACGATCGTGGCATCGAGCACGACCATCAGCTGCGCGAGCGCGACGGTGGCGAGCACGAACCAGCGTCGCCGGCCCGCCTCGGGCGAGGGTGCCGACGCAACGGCCGGCGTGGTTGCGGAAGAACGAGAGGTGTCGGGGGGTTCTGGAACCGTGACGGTTTCTGCGGACATGGGTGTCCTCCGGGGACGTCGTGGTCGGTGGAACCACCGTAATACAAGACTGGTCAGTTCCGGAACCCTATAGTCTCGGTTTTGTGGTTGACATCCGTCGGCCGCACAATGGAGCGGACGAGGGGAGCGGGACGATGCAGGTCGACGACGACGCCGCGGTGCAGGTTCCCCGAAGGCCGGGGCGGCGGCGAGACGAGTCGCGAGACGACGCGATCCTCGAGGCGACCCGTCAGCTGCTGGCGGAGCGCGGCTACGAGGGCACCACCATGGACGCGGTCGCGGAGCGCGCCTGTGCGGGCAAGGCGACGGTGTATCGCCGGTGGCCGTCGAAGGTGCAGCTGGTCGTCGACTCCCTGCTGTGCGACGCGAGCAGCATCACCACGATCGACGACGTGCCGGACACGGGCTCGCTGCGTGGCGATCTGCTGTCCGTCTCGACGGTGCGCCGCCGCACCGACTCCGACGACGTCATGGCCGGGCTGATCCACGCCGTCGCCGCCGAGCCGGAGGTGGCGGCAGTCTTCAAGGAGCAGTTCGTCCGCGCGCGCGTCGCGCTGATGCGCGGCCTCCTGGTGCGTGCGCAGCAGCGCGGCGAGGTGCCCGAGGGTCTCGACCTCGACATGGTGGCCGCGGTGGCGCCGGCGATGATCTCCTACCACAAGACGGTTGAGGGCAAGCACCCCGACCAGGAGTTCCTCGTCCGCGTGGTGGACTCGGTGATCCTGCCGCTCGTCACCGGTCGCGCGGCGAGCATCCCGGCGACCACCTCGGTCGACACGCACTGAGCACCGCGGGTCGCCCCCGAGAGGACGCCGCCGCCAGCACCTACTGTGGAACGGTGCCCAGCACCTCCAGGACCGCAGCGGACGACGAGCTGTCACCGGCGGAGCGGTACGCCCAGGCCCGCCGACGGACGGTCCGGGAGCGGTCGTCGCTCGGCCGGTTCGCCGACCAGCTGCCGTTCCCGCTCGACCCGTTCCAGACGGAGGCGTGCGAGGCGCTCGAACGAGGCAGCGGCGTGCTGGTCGCCGCGCCGACGGGTGCCGGGAAGACCGTCGTCGGGGAGTTCGCGGTCCACCTGGCGCTGGAGGCGGGGCGCAAGGCGTTCTACACCACCCCGATCAAGGCGCTGTCCAACCAGAAGTACGGCGACCTGGTCCGTCGGTACGGGCCCGAGCGCGTCGGGCTGCTGACCGGCGACGTGACGGTGAACGGCGAGGCCGACGTGGTGGTGATGACCACCGAGGTGCTCCGCAACATGCTCTACGCCGGTTCACCGACGCTGACCGGCCTCGGCTACGTCGTGATGGACGAGGTGCACTACCTCGCCGACCGGTTCCGCGGCCCCGTCTGGGAAGAGGTGATCATCCACCTCCCCGACGACGTGCAGCTGGTGTCCCTGTCGGCCACGGTGTCCAACGCCGAGGAGTTCGGCGACTGGCTGTCCACCGTCCGCGGCGACACCACCGTGGTGGTCAGCGAG from Cellulomonas sp. NTE-D12 encodes:
- a CDS encoding MFS transporter, with amino-acid sequence MSAETVTVPEPPDTSRSSATTPAVASAPSPEAGRRRWFVLATVALAQLMVVLDATIVNIAMPSAQRALGFSDNDRQWIVTAYSLAFGSLLLLGGRLSDLFGRRRMFLIGLVGFAVASALGGAARTFELLVAARALQGAFGAVLAPSALSVLTTTFFDPKERARAFGVFGAIAGMGGAIGLLLGGYLTENVSWRWNLYVNVLIAVIAVVAGLVLLPRTGGTAKHRLDIIGVALGSAGLFALVFGFSQAEPKGWDAALTWVPLAASVLLLGAFAWRQRTAANPALPLEVILDRDRGASFLSILVAGSGMFGVFLFLTYYLQATLHFTPMRTGLAFLPMVVAIIVTSQVQSNVLLPRFGAKALVPLGMMLGAVAMAWFTTLGATSSYWQVLPGLVVMGAGMASIMPASFQLATLGVDQRLAGAASAMVSTSQQVGGAIGTALLNTLAATAASHYATAHGPVSPGVLGAATLHSFTTAYTWSAGIFLLGAVLSAMLFRSRAAREIRVAEQVALGAEPVLAH
- a CDS encoding TetR/AcrR family transcriptional regulator; this translates as MQVDDDAAVQVPRRPGRRRDESRDDAILEATRQLLAERGYEGTTMDAVAERACAGKATVYRRWPSKVQLVVDSLLCDASSITTIDDVPDTGSLRGDLLSVSTVRRRTDSDDVMAGLIHAVAAEPEVAAVFKEQFVRARVALMRGLLVRAQQRGEVPEGLDLDMVAAVAPAMISYHKTVEGKHPDQEFLVRVVDSVILPLVTGRAASIPATTSVDTH